In a single window of the uncultured Dysgonomonas sp. genome:
- a CDS encoding DUF554 domain-containing protein — MIGTLVNTGAIIGGSLIGLIVHSRLSPKMTGIVFQGIGLVTLAIGISMSLRIESMIIVVVSIVLGSITGQGIDIDKHLRRLSNYLESKSSGTKKGNAATNQFTEGFITASMLFCVGSMAILGAIEDGMGKSPDLLLTKSIMDGISSIALASTFGICILFSSVPVLVYQGGLTLFAAFIMRYMSDDMTANMTGVGGILLIGLGISILKIKDINVTNMLPALVVVVILSYFF; from the coding sequence ATGATAGGAACACTCGTCAATACTGGGGCAATTATAGGAGGAAGTCTTATTGGCTTGATAGTTCATTCCAGATTATCTCCCAAAATGACAGGTATTGTATTTCAGGGTATCGGGCTGGTTACTCTTGCAATCGGCATATCAATGTCACTACGCATAGAAAGTATGATTATTGTAGTGGTGAGTATTGTACTGGGTTCCATAACCGGACAGGGTATCGATATAGATAAACATTTGCGGCGCCTTTCCAATTATCTGGAATCCAAAAGTTCGGGAACGAAAAAAGGCAATGCGGCAACAAATCAGTTTACAGAAGGTTTTATCACTGCCTCTATGCTGTTTTGTGTTGGTTCTATGGCTATATTGGGTGCAATTGAAGATGGTATGGGAAAGTCTCCGGATTTGTTGTTGACTAAGTCTATTATGGATGGAATTTCGTCCATAGCTCTGGCCTCCACATTTGGTATCTGTATTTTGTTTTCATCCGTTCCCGTTTTGGTTTATCAGGGAGGGTTGACTTTGTTTGCAGCTTTTATTATGCGTTATATGAGCGATGATATGACGGCGAATATGACCGGGGTAGGAGGGATTCTGTTGATCGGATTAGGGATTAGTATCCTTAAGATAAAGGATATCAATGTGACGAATATGCTTCCGGCCTTGGTCGTTGTGGTGATATTATCATACTTCTTTTGA
- the prmA gene encoding 50S ribosomal protein L11 methyltransferase translates to MNYIEVKFICTPNDEIVNSVLSATIAEIGFESFIEDELGTTAYIQSSLFNIEELDKSLNSLPVEAEILYTYKSIEDQNWNEEWEKNYFQPLIIDDKCIIQSTFHNVPATYDYNIYIDPKMAFGTGHHQTTELMIREILKDDFHGKSVLDMGTGTAILAILASMRGANPIIAIDIDQWAYDNAIENLNLNNVNNVDVKIGGAELLGGEKFDIILANINRNILLNDIHSYASVLNNGGTLYMSGFYVEDIPAIKEESSKNELIFEYNTEKDNWVAVKFTKLS, encoded by the coding sequence ATGAATTATATTGAAGTTAAATTTATATGTACACCCAATGATGAGATCGTCAATAGTGTACTGTCAGCCACAATCGCAGAAATAGGATTTGAAAGTTTCATTGAAGACGAACTCGGCACAACAGCATACATTCAAAGCAGCCTGTTTAATATCGAGGAGTTGGATAAGTCTCTGAACTCACTCCCTGTAGAAGCCGAAATCCTCTATACATACAAAAGCATAGAAGACCAAAACTGGAACGAAGAGTGGGAGAAGAACTATTTCCAGCCACTGATTATCGACGACAAATGTATCATTCAGAGTACATTCCACAATGTTCCTGCAACATATGACTACAATATATACATCGATCCTAAAATGGCCTTCGGAACCGGACATCACCAGACTACCGAACTGATGATACGGGAAATACTGAAAGACGATTTTCACGGCAAATCGGTTCTCGATATGGGCACGGGTACTGCTATCCTTGCTATACTAGCCTCTATGCGCGGCGCGAATCCTATAATTGCCATAGATATAGATCAGTGGGCGTATGATAACGCTATTGAGAATCTTAATTTGAATAACGTTAACAATGTGGATGTAAAGATAGGCGGAGCAGAACTATTAGGTGGTGAGAAATTCGATATCATCCTGGCCAATATCAACCGAAATATATTACTGAATGATATCCATTCTTATGCTTCAGTTCTAAATAATGGAGGAACACTATACATGAGTGGTTTTTATGTAGAAGATATTCCGGCCATAAAAGAAGAGAGTAGTAAAAATGAGTTAATATTTGAATACAACACCGAAAAAGACAACTGGGTGGCAGTAAAGTTTACTAAATTGTCTTAA
- a CDS encoding C1 family peptidase has protein sequence MKKILLTGALLCSSVILSAQIITEKELQEIQSSFIKDAPTKAIQNILTTNANITANALNRDLQGKIDHYFRYRVNVKGITDQKSSGRCWMFTSMNVLRPSIMEKYNVSEFDFSHNYLYFWDIFEKANLFLENIIGTSKDPFGDRAVEYLFKSPVGDGGVWNLYYNAGKKYGVVPQDVMPETAHSNNTRQMLGLLNERLRSGGYNLREQVASGKKIPDLRSEKTVILKDVYRILALCLGEPPTEFTWRYKDKNGIIKELRNYTPKQFYDAITPEDYSPDNYIMVMNDPTREYYQLYEIQNYKNTIEGINWIYLNLPNEDIKKAALASIKNNEAMYASCDVGKQINRESGILDPGMYDYQSLLGVNLSMDKKARILTRQSGSSHAMTLIGCDTDVSDTPVKWEFENSWGAASGNKGYLTFTDKWFSEYMFRLVVHKKYLDAKAVDCLKQKPVQLPMWDYMN, from the coding sequence ATGAAAAAGATTCTGTTAACAGGAGCCTTATTATGTTCTTCGGTAATTCTGTCAGCGCAAATCATTACAGAAAAAGAACTGCAGGAAATACAATCGAGTTTTATAAAAGATGCTCCTACGAAAGCCATCCAGAACATTCTGACAACGAATGCCAATATTACGGCAAATGCCCTGAATCGTGATCTACAAGGTAAGATAGATCATTATTTTCGGTACAGAGTAAATGTAAAAGGGATAACGGATCAGAAAAGCTCGGGGCGTTGTTGGATGTTTACATCTATGAATGTATTGCGTCCGTCTATTATGGAGAAATACAATGTCAGCGAATTTGACTTCTCTCATAATTATCTGTATTTCTGGGATATTTTTGAAAAAGCAAACCTGTTTCTCGAAAATATTATAGGTACAAGTAAGGATCCGTTCGGAGACAGAGCAGTGGAATACTTGTTCAAATCTCCTGTAGGCGACGGTGGGGTATGGAATCTGTATTATAATGCCGGAAAGAAATATGGAGTTGTGCCTCAGGATGTGATGCCCGAAACGGCGCATTCGAACAATACAAGACAAATGCTTGGTTTGCTGAATGAGAGACTACGCTCCGGCGGATATAATCTGAGGGAACAGGTGGCTTCAGGTAAAAAAATACCAGATCTCAGGTCGGAGAAAACAGTTATACTAAAAGATGTGTACCGCATTCTGGCTCTGTGTCTTGGTGAACCGCCCACAGAATTTACATGGAGATATAAGGATAAAAACGGTATTATAAAAGAGTTGCGTAATTATACTCCAAAGCAGTTTTATGACGCAATTACTCCGGAAGATTATTCTCCTGATAATTATATCATGGTGATGAACGACCCTACACGTGAGTATTATCAACTATATGAGATTCAGAATTACAAGAATACAATAGAGGGCATCAACTGGATATATCTGAATCTGCCGAATGAAGATATAAAGAAAGCTGCTCTGGCCTCCATAAAGAATAATGAAGCCATGTATGCCTCTTGTGATGTAGGTAAGCAGATAAACCGGGAATCGGGAATTCTTGACCCCGGTATGTATGATTACCAGTCTTTATTGGGTGTAAATTTATCGATGGACAAGAAAGCACGCATCTTAACACGGCAAAGCGGGTCGAGCCATGCCATGACATTGATAGGTTGCGACACGGATGTGAGTGATACTCCTGTAAAATGGGAATTTGAGAATAGCTGGGGAGCTGCTTCGGGCAATAAAGGTTATCTGACTTTTACAGATAAATGGTTTAGTGAATATATGTTTCGCCTGGTCGTACATAAGAAATATCTGGATGCCAAAGCGGTCGATTGTCTTAAACAGAAGCCTGTACAGTTACCAATGTGGGATTATATGAATTAA
- a CDS encoding MFS transporter, protein MTEIQPASYSKQRIRYAVMALFIAQGLCFASWASRLPDIKKDFSVESYLHYGLLMFLIPIGKFVAIPLVGFFLPRIGSKKTVLISITGFTLSLFLVSLMPNITGLGITMFLFGIFWNMTDISLNTQAIEVERIYGKPIIATFHASWSLAACIGALIGYGMINLKVGTFVHFAIITITALIAILINYKYLQEASPKAEKKIEPQVKAKGFRMPETLLIQLGLVWLLALIVENTMFEWSDVYFQSVIKAPESLQVGFLVFMIMMFSGRMLTNFAYRIWQKKTVLQIAGALILIGFVTSSLFIHTADTLIIKVIINSIGFMLIGLGISCVVPTLYSIVGDKAKTPVGTALTIMSSISFVGPLVAPLLVGAISDSHGMEWAYLAVGLLGGCIVVIAALSKTLRK, encoded by the coding sequence ATGACTGAAATACAGCCGGCCTCTTACTCCAAACAAAGAATACGTTATGCCGTAATGGCTCTTTTTATAGCCCAGGGATTATGCTTTGCCAGTTGGGCAAGCCGCTTACCGGACATAAAAAAAGATTTCAGTGTAGAAAGTTATCTGCACTATGGTTTGCTTATGTTCCTTATACCGATAGGTAAATTCGTAGCCATACCACTGGTCGGATTCTTTCTGCCTCGTATCGGTAGTAAGAAAACCGTTCTGATAAGTATTACAGGCTTTACACTCTCCCTCTTTTTGGTTAGCTTAATGCCTAATATTACCGGATTGGGAATAACCATGTTCCTGTTTGGTATTTTTTGGAATATGACCGACATATCGCTCAATACACAGGCTATCGAAGTAGAGCGCATCTACGGAAAACCCATCATTGCCACATTCCACGCAAGCTGGAGCCTTGCCGCCTGTATCGGCGCATTGATAGGTTATGGTATGATTAACCTGAAAGTAGGGACTTTCGTCCATTTTGCTATAATTACAATAACCGCACTTATCGCTATACTTATCAATTATAAATATCTGCAGGAAGCATCACCAAAAGCAGAAAAGAAGATAGAACCACAGGTAAAAGCCAAGGGTTTCCGTATGCCGGAAACATTGCTTATACAATTAGGCCTGGTGTGGTTGCTTGCTCTCATCGTAGAAAATACGATGTTCGAATGGAGCGATGTATATTTCCAATCGGTTATAAAAGCGCCTGAATCGCTACAGGTAGGTTTCCTTGTATTTATGATTATGATGTTTTCGGGGCGTATGCTTACCAATTTCGCATACCGTATCTGGCAAAAGAAAACAGTGCTACAGATTGCCGGTGCGCTTATACTGATAGGCTTCGTTACATCTTCCTTGTTTATTCATACTGCCGATACCCTTATTATAAAAGTCATAATCAATTCTATCGGCTTTATGCTTATCGGTCTGGGAATATCCTGCGTAGTACCTACATTATACAGTATTGTCGGGGATAAGGCTAAGACTCCGGTCGGAACTGCCCTTACCATTATGTCGAGTATCAGCTTTGTAGGGCCGTTGGTTGCCCCGCTATTAGTAGGAGCCATATCCGACAGTCATGGAATGGAATGGGCTTATCTTGCAGTGGGATTATTGGGCGGATGCATTGTTGTTATTGCTGCATTGAGCAAAACATTGAGAAAGTAG
- a CDS encoding PfkB family carbohydrate kinase — protein MHKHDLCCVGHITLDKVVTPKKTVHMPGGTAFYFSHAIRHFDDIDYSLVTSLAESEMSVVDDLRSKNVDVHVIPSQHSVYFENIYEENQNNRTQRVLAKADPFSVDGFENLDAKIFLLGALLADDFSLELVEYLSRKGLIAVDSQGYLREVRDQNVYPIDWNNKLETLKYVHILKVNDLEMEVLTGMKDIKQASQQLYDWGVKEVLVTLGSLGSVIYDGKEFYKIPAYKPAEVVDATGCGDTYVTGYLYKRAKGAGIEEAGKFAAAMATIKIENSGPFNGTKEDVENRIRTAEQIIPVV, from the coding sequence ATGCATAAACATGATCTTTGCTGTGTAGGGCACATCACTTTGGATAAAGTGGTGACTCCTAAAAAAACAGTGCATATGCCTGGTGGCACAGCCTTTTATTTCTCTCACGCTATCCGTCATTTTGATGATATAGATTATTCATTGGTTACATCTCTGGCCGAGTCTGAAATGAGTGTCGTAGACGATCTGCGATCCAAAAATGTAGATGTACACGTTATCCCGAGCCAACATTCCGTATATTTTGAGAATATATACGAAGAAAATCAGAATAATCGCACACAGCGGGTTTTGGCAAAGGCTGACCCTTTCTCTGTAGACGGCTTTGAAAATTTAGATGCTAAAATATTCTTATTAGGTGCATTACTTGCTGATGATTTTTCGCTTGAACTGGTTGAGTATCTTTCACGCAAGGGACTTATCGCAGTCGACTCACAAGGGTATCTGCGCGAAGTAAGGGATCAGAATGTATATCCTATAGACTGGAATAATAAACTGGAAACTTTAAAATATGTCCATATCCTGAAAGTAAACGATCTGGAAATGGAAGTTCTTACGGGAATGAAGGACATAAAGCAAGCTTCACAGCAATTATACGATTGGGGTGTAAAGGAAGTACTGGTGACTCTCGGCAGTTTAGGCTCTGTAATTTATGACGGGAAAGAGTTTTATAAGATACCGGCCTATAAACCGGCAGAAGTAGTTGATGCAACAGGTTGCGGCGATACTTATGTTACAGGTTACCTGTATAAGCGGGCCAAAGGGGCTGGTATAGAAGAGGCAGGTAAATTTGCTGCCGCAATGGCAACTATCAAAATAGAGAATTCAGGTCCGTTTAACGGCACAAAAGAAGATGTGGAAAATAGGATAAGGACAGCGGAACAGATAATTCCTGTTGTTTAA
- the era gene encoding GTPase Era encodes MHKSGFVNIVGNPNVGKSTLMNLLVGEKVSIITSKAQTTRHRILGIVNTDDYQIVYSDTPGVLRPNYKLQESMLNFSVSALSDADVLLYMTDVIEKTDKNEEFLQKVQNVDAPVLLLINKIDQTNQQELEKLVTQWKELLPKAEIYPISALNKFNVDTVKKRILDLIPESPPYFEKDALTDRPARFFVTEIIREKILLYYQKEVPYAVEVIVEEFKDEREIINIRALIIAERDTQKGIIIGHKGAALKKVATMARKDMERFFNKKIFLEIYVKVEKDWRSRDNLLRQYGYRLD; translated from the coding sequence ATGCATAAATCCGGATTTGTAAATATAGTAGGCAATCCCAACGTAGGAAAATCAACATTGATGAATCTTCTCGTGGGAGAAAAAGTTTCCATCATTACTTCAAAGGCGCAAACTACGCGCCATCGCATATTAGGTATCGTGAATACTGACGACTATCAGATTGTATATTCAGATACTCCCGGGGTGCTGCGGCCTAACTATAAATTACAGGAGTCAATGCTTAACTTCTCCGTATCCGCTCTAAGTGATGCCGATGTACTGCTCTATATGACGGATGTTATAGAAAAAACAGATAAGAACGAAGAATTTCTGCAAAAAGTACAAAACGTAGATGCACCCGTCTTACTGCTAATCAATAAAATAGACCAGACCAATCAGCAGGAATTGGAAAAACTGGTAACACAATGGAAAGAACTGTTGCCAAAAGCCGAAATATATCCTATATCTGCCCTGAATAAATTCAATGTAGATACCGTAAAGAAAAGAATATTGGATTTAATTCCCGAATCTCCTCCCTACTTCGAAAAAGATGCACTCACCGACCGCCCTGCCCGCTTCTTTGTAACGGAAATCATCCGTGAAAAGATTCTCCTTTATTATCAAAAGGAAGTTCCTTATGCAGTGGAAGTCATCGTCGAGGAATTTAAAGACGAAAGGGAGATTATCAATATCAGAGCTTTGATAATTGCCGAACGCGATACTCAGAAAGGCATCATCATAGGCCACAAAGGCGCAGCCCTGAAAAAGGTGGCCACGATGGCCCGCAAAGATATGGAACGCTTCTTCAATAAAAAGATATTCCTTGAAATATATGTCAAAGTAGAAAAAGATTGGCGAAGCAGGGATAACCTACTCCGCCAATACGGATATCGTCTGGATTGA
- a CDS encoding 3-phosphoshikimate 1-carboxyvinyltransferase, with protein MQYKITAPNALNSIIPLPASKSISNRALILNALSLSASEIANLSDCDDTNVMVEAFTSGSNLIDVKAAGTSMRFLTAFLAITPGEWIITGTERMKERPIHLLVDALVSLGARIQYIGNVGYPPLKIKGTALDGGEIYLSGDVSSQFISALLMIAPSMSKGLTIHLEGNIISVPYIKLTLGMMAQFGVKTHWDGRTIKIHPEEYRTTNYIVESDWSAASYWYEIAALVDDAHIELKGLFKNSMQGDSKVAELFLDLGVATEYTKDGVILTKTGKVTKKMFHNFVNEPDLAQTFAVTCCMMGIPFMFTGLQTLKIKETDRIEALKNEMKKLGYLLYDSENSILEWNGEKCEPEADPVIKTYEDHRMAMAFAPAAIKLDHINIAHPKVVTKSYPRFWDDLKSVGFSIEE; from the coding sequence ATGCAATATAAAATCACGGCACCAAATGCCTTAAATTCGATCATACCGCTTCCTGCTTCGAAAAGCATCAGTAACAGGGCTCTTATATTAAATGCGTTGAGCCTAAGTGCCTCGGAAATAGCCAATCTTTCAGATTGCGATGATACCAATGTGATGGTCGAGGCTTTCACCTCGGGTAGTAACCTGATAGATGTGAAAGCGGCCGGAACCTCTATGCGCTTTCTGACAGCCTTCCTTGCTATTACTCCCGGTGAATGGATTATAACGGGAACAGAACGCATGAAAGAACGCCCGATCCATCTTTTGGTAGACGCCTTAGTCTCTTTAGGTGCCCGCATCCAATATATAGGGAATGTGGGATATCCGCCACTGAAGATTAAGGGTACAGCACTGGATGGAGGTGAAATCTACTTGTCCGGGGATGTTAGTTCCCAATTTATATCTGCTTTGCTAATGATAGCTCCTTCCATGAGTAAGGGGTTGACAATACATCTGGAAGGGAATATTATATCTGTACCATATATTAAACTGACATTGGGTATGATGGCCCAGTTTGGAGTTAAGACTCATTGGGACGGGCGAACAATTAAGATACATCCCGAAGAATATCGTACAACGAACTATATTGTAGAATCGGACTGGTCTGCAGCTTCATACTGGTATGAAATAGCTGCACTTGTCGACGATGCTCATATCGAGTTGAAGGGCCTGTTTAAAAACAGTATGCAGGGGGACTCTAAAGTTGCCGAGTTGTTTCTTGACTTGGGTGTAGCTACCGAATATACCAAAGATGGTGTGATACTGACCAAGACCGGAAAGGTAACAAAAAAGATGTTCCATAATTTTGTTAATGAACCGGATCTGGCCCAGACTTTTGCCGTTACATGCTGTATGATGGGTATTCCATTTATGTTCACAGGCTTACAGACACTCAAGATAAAGGAGACAGACCGGATAGAGGCATTGAAAAATGAAATGAAGAAGTTAGGCTATCTTTTGTATGATAGCGAGAACAGTATTCTGGAATGGAACGGCGAAAAGTGTGAGCCGGAGGCTGACCCGGTAATAAAAACTTATGAAGACCACCGCATGGCGATGGCCTTTGCTCCGGCGGCTATAAAACTGGATCATATAAATATTGCGCACCCTAAGGTGGTGACAAAGTCTTACCCTCGCTTCTGGGACGACCTCAAGTCGGTAGGATTTTCAATTGAAGAGTAA
- the ppc gene encoding phosphoenolpyruvate carboxylase, with amino-acid sequence MSNLQQSLMHNNIKLLGDMLGKTIGEAKGKDMVDLIETVRRLSKASHSGDIEAHKSLVKTLQNLKDEEFLPVARSFNQFLNLTNTAEQYNSVSPHAQGAENPVNFPDIYKKLKDANLSDEAIIKAIENISIDLVLTAHPTEINRRSLINNLNQVDHCLALLDHDDLANYQKVQILRRLKQLIAQYWYTDEIRQKRPTPNEEAKWGYEVVENSLWKAVPAYIRELDEQIKNTIPYRLPVDARPIHFSSWMGGDRDGNPNVTAKITHEVLLDSRKRAAKLFLEDVEVLVKELSMATCTTEFRDYIKDYEIQEPYRELMKRLRTRLKNTVAYLDARIEGKNPERTEDILIHNEQLWEPLYECYKSLVACKMEIIADDKLLDTMRRVRCFGLTLTQLDIRQESTIHTEALSEITRYLGLGDYETWSEEDKQAFLIKELNSRRPLIPRNWEPSPQTKEVLETCRVIAESPVGSIPTYVISMTRTPSDILAVYLLLKEADCPFTLPVTPLFETLNDLNNANGIMQQLFAINWYKGIIKNKQMIMIGYSDSAKDAGSLAAGWAQYRAQEALIKTCQDAGIALTLFHGRGGTVGRGGGPAKVALFSQPPGSLKDGLRVTEQGEMIRFKLGLPDLAIKTLSLYTDAILEANLLPPPAPKQEWRDLMDELSDISCNSYQGLVRREPDFIPYFYQATPEAELARLPLGSRPAKRRPNGGVESLRAIPWIFGWTQNRLMLPAWLGAGEALQQVIDNGKMDTLKAMYKDWPFFGTRISMLEMVFAKADLRMSQYYDERLVEDKLQILGKKLRSQLESDMNTILRISQDDHLMESLPDVAENIAMRNIYTNPLNLLQVELLHRTRKDEEHSSELELALMITISGIAAGMRNTG; translated from the coding sequence ATGAGTAATTTGCAGCAATCTTTGATGCATAACAATATCAAACTGCTTGGTGATATGCTGGGTAAGACAATCGGCGAAGCTAAGGGAAAGGATATGGTCGATCTGATAGAAACAGTTCGCAGACTATCCAAAGCCTCGCATTCGGGAGATATTGAAGCACATAAATCGCTGGTGAAGACACTACAGAATCTGAAAGATGAGGAGTTTCTTCCCGTGGCACGTTCGTTTAATCAGTTCCTGAATTTAACGAATACGGCTGAGCAGTATAATAGTGTATCGCCCCATGCTCAGGGGGCCGAAAATCCGGTTAATTTTCCAGATATATATAAAAAACTGAAAGATGCGAATCTTAGTGATGAAGCGATAATAAAAGCAATAGAGAATATCTCTATTGATCTGGTATTAACTGCACATCCTACAGAGATAAACAGGCGTTCGCTTATCAATAACCTGAATCAGGTAGATCACTGTCTTGCATTGCTCGACCATGATGATTTGGCTAATTACCAAAAGGTGCAGATTTTGCGTAGGTTGAAACAACTTATCGCCCAATATTGGTATACAGACGAAATTCGTCAAAAGCGCCCAACCCCCAACGAGGAGGCCAAATGGGGATATGAAGTTGTGGAAAACAGCCTGTGGAAAGCTGTTCCTGCATATATCCGTGAACTGGACGAACAGATAAAGAATACAATACCGTACCGGCTACCGGTTGATGCCCGTCCGATACACTTCTCATCGTGGATGGGAGGCGACCGCGATGGTAATCCGAATGTGACGGCAAAAATAACTCACGAAGTATTGTTGGACAGCCGCAAAAGAGCAGCAAAACTGTTTCTTGAAGATGTTGAAGTTCTGGTAAAAGAACTTTCAATGGCTACATGCACTACTGAATTCAGAGATTATATCAAAGATTATGAAATTCAGGAGCCATACCGTGAATTAATGAAAAGATTGCGTACCAGACTAAAAAATACTGTCGCTTATCTGGATGCGCGTATCGAAGGTAAGAATCCTGAACGCACAGAGGATATACTTATTCATAACGAACAATTATGGGAACCGCTTTATGAGTGCTACAAATCACTCGTAGCCTGTAAAATGGAAATAATAGCCGACGATAAACTGCTCGATACTATGCGGCGTGTACGTTGTTTTGGCTTAACATTGACTCAACTGGATATTCGTCAGGAGAGTACAATACATACAGAAGCCTTGTCTGAAATAACGCGCTACCTTGGATTGGGAGACTACGAGACTTGGTCGGAGGAAGACAAACAGGCATTCCTTATAAAAGAACTTAATTCGAGACGTCCGCTCATCCCTCGTAACTGGGAACCTAGTCCTCAGACGAAGGAAGTTCTTGAAACCTGTAGGGTAATAGCGGAAAGCCCGGTTGGCTCTATCCCTACCTATGTCATCTCAATGACAAGAACACCATCAGATATTCTGGCTGTGTATTTGTTGCTCAAGGAAGCGGATTGTCCGTTTACTTTACCTGTGACTCCATTGTTTGAAACGCTGAATGACTTGAATAATGCCAATGGAATTATGCAACAATTGTTTGCTATCAATTGGTATAAAGGTATTATCAAGAATAAACAAATGATCATGATCGGTTATTCCGACTCAGCTAAAGATGCAGGTTCACTTGCAGCCGGGTGGGCGCAATACCGTGCACAGGAAGCTTTGATCAAAACCTGTCAGGATGCAGGAATAGCTCTTACATTATTTCATGGTCGTGGCGGTACGGTCGGCCGTGGCGGAGGCCCTGCTAAGGTTGCTCTTTTCTCACAGCCTCCCGGCTCGTTGAAAGACGGACTCCGTGTGACGGAGCAAGGCGAGATGATCCGTTTTAAATTGGGTTTACCTGATCTGGCTATCAAGACACTATCGCTATATACCGATGCTATACTGGAGGCTAACCTTCTTCCTCCTCCCGCCCCTAAACAGGAGTGGAGAGACCTGATGGATGAACTTTCCGATATTTCATGCAATAGTTATCAGGGGCTGGTTCGCAGAGAGCCTGATTTTATCCCGTATTTCTATCAGGCTACACCTGAGGCGGAATTGGCTCGCTTGCCACTGGGGTCACGCCCGGCAAAACGCCGTCCGAATGGGGGAGTGGAAAGTCTTCGTGCAATTCCATGGATTTTCGGATGGACTCAAAACCGCCTGATGCTTCCGGCGTGGCTGGGTGCAGGGGAAGCCTTGCAGCAGGTGATAGACAATGGTAAAATGGATACGCTGAAAGCGATGTATAAAGACTGGCCGTTCTTTGGAACCCGTATCAGTATGCTTGAAATGGTATTTGCCAAAGCCGACTTGCGTATGTCGCAGTATTATGATGAAAGGCTTGTGGAGGATAAGTTACAGATACTGGGAAAAAAACTGAGAAGTCAACTCGAAAGCGATATGAATACAATATTGAGGATATCTCAGGATGACCATTTGATGGAGAGCCTGCCCGATGTTGCGGAAAATATCGCAATGCGCAATATTTATACAAATCCGCTGAATCTTCTTCAGGTGGAATTGTTGCACCGGACGAGAAAAGACGAGGAGCATTCGTCGGAACTGGAATTGGCTCTGATGATTACAATCTCGGGTATCGCTGCCGGTATGCGTAATACAGGATGA